The stretch of DNA CGCGGCCCATTAACCCGTCCAGGTCCATCCCGTCCGTCGGTCCCAGCTAATAAAACCCTTTGCCACCCGCAAGCAGCCGCGTCGGCATCGCGCCCATATCCCCGTGCCCGCCCGCTGACGCGACGTACACCGCACCAAGAACCCGTCGGACCCTCCGCCGGCCACGGCGGGAGCGACTGCCACGCGCGCGCGGCCTCACGTGCCGCCCACCGCCCCTGACCCTAATCCCCAAACCAGCCCACGACTATCCTCTCCCCTCCTCTCTCGGTATAAGTGCTCCCCCACCACCGCCACCGTCTTCTCCCCCCTCTCCGACCCGAAACCCCCATCCCGTCCGTCCGGGGGAGAAGACCGCCGGCGGAGGAGAGGAGACGCGGGCGAGGCAAGAGGAGCGTCAAATCCCCATCTTGctcctcctcccgcgccgccgACCCACCCGCGGCATTCTCTCCGGCGCCCCTCCTCCGGCCAGGTACTAACTGAATCCACCCACCCGTGCTTTCTTTTTGGGCGATTTTGATTTGGGGGCGGTGTTGACATGACAGTTCCAGCTCGGGGGAATGGCTTCTTGTGCGATTAGGATACGGGGACATTTAGTGCTAGTAGTATCTTTGATTTGGCGTGATCCCCGGCTCAGTTTGTTGTCGTCTTCAGCAGGATGGTGCTGTGGGTATTCGGGTATGGGTCCCTGATCTGGAACCCCGGATTCGACTTCGACGAGAAGATCCTGGGATTCATCAAGGGCTACAAGCGAACGTTTAATCTCGGTATGCTTGGTTTGGAAGCAAATCTGAACCTGTAGCTGTACTTCTTGGTCTGAAGATTTCACATCTCAACTCTTTTCTTTCTCCACAGCTTGCATTGACCATAGAGGCACACCACAGCATCCGGCCAGGACCTGCACCCTTGAATCCGAAGATGAAGCCATATGCGTAAGTTGACTGCAGCCATGAATCAAATACCTATAGCACATGATGCTGCATTACTGGGTGGTCACCGTATAATACTATTCTCTAGGACTGTTGCCCTGGCCAACAATGGGTGACATTTCTGAGACTTGTTGGACCTTCTTCAAACATGCTTGTGTGGCTTCATACTTGTTTCGCAGGGCTATATGGCCATAAGCCCATTGCTATAGCGTCATATTACAATATCTATCACACTTACTAACGTGGCTTTGTGTGTGATGTTGACAAAAAAAAAAAATCTACCTTATGAATTCTTTGGTCAGGACTCAGGACAGAATGTCTTCTGTTTGCATGGTTGCCAGTTTTTGTCAATTCTTCTTTGCCCACTCTAGTTTATTTGTCTTGCTAACCTTGGCCAAATCACAGGCAAGCAAAACCTTGACATCAGTTTTTGGCAGTGCAACCTTGGGCTCAATCCAAATTCATCCCATCTTCTTGCTCATTTGTTCTTCATTTAATGCTTTTGCTGCATTTCTGTCCAGGCATGAAAACTTGATATTCCCTGAGTCTTGTTTTGTCTTATCTTCCTTGCAAACTTACCCTAATATTGGCTGGTTCCTCACCCATCCACTTTAATGCTGAATGTTTAAATCTGATTCATGTGCAAGTGTTTGTAGACATACCCAAAGTAGATTCACTGCATTAGAAGTTCTATTCGCCAAATGAGTAGGCCAAAGTGCATAATGCTGTTACAACTACACCCATGGCGTAAAGATGGTACTTTATTTATTATCCAGTACTCCAATATATCCGCTGTATTAGCAGTTCTATTCACCAAAATGGGGatatccttttccaaaaaaaaaaaaaatggGGATATGTATAATATTGTTACCACTGCACCATCGCCATAAAGATTTACTTTTGTTCATTATCCAATATTGATATGGTTTCTTGAATGCCATGACATTGCTCTATCTTTTGGTTTCCTTATTTCTATGGGCTATGGTATTTACATTTACAGCTCATGTCTTTTACAGTGGGGAATTGCTTATTGTGTCAAAGGTGGTCTAGAAAAAGAACGAGAAGCAATGCAGGTGCAGTGATTTTATTTCTTGTTTATTCGCCTGAAAGAAAGATTGGATTTATCATGCTAGAATTAAATTGATAATGTATGAATTTCCACAGTACTTGGAGAGAAGAGAATGCGAGTATGACCAGAAGATCTCTGTGGATTTCTACAAGGTATAAATGCAAGGCGAATATGTTGACATATTTCTCTTCCTCTTTTCTTCAGTACTCTCATTTGCTCTTGCTGAACTTCACTGTTTAGGATGGAAATTCTCTGGAACCAGCTGTGACGGATGTATTAGTGTAAGGATCGAACTTGACTAGTTACTTCTGTTCACATTCCATGTTGACTCACTGCCAAACTTACTTGGTCAATGTACAGTTTCGTATCCACTCCTGATCCAGTTGGCAACAAATATTATCTTGGCCCTGCTGCTTTGGAGGATATGGCAAGGTGCGCTGTTGAACCCTTCGATCCTCTTTTATGAATACTCTGCTTCACTAAGAGCATTTCTGAATTCCTTTCCAATTGTCTTGTTTACAAAACAGGCAAATTGCTACAGCCAGTGGCCCTAATGGATATAATAGGGACTACCTATTCTCAATGGAGAAGGCACTGTCCAATATAAGTAAGGAATTGTTTCTCATGTTGTCACCCGTCTATTTGCACTCATGTTATTTGATCAAGCATGTAGGATGCACTTGTTTCTCATCTGTCTATTCTGTTGACATTCCAAACACGACAGTCTAGTTGTCAGTAGTAGCTTGTTCTGGCTGTCTGTCCTCCTTGCATATTAGCAGAACAAAACTGCACTTGAGTCATATCATCAATCCCTTACAAATGGTGCTATGTGGATGTCTTCAGGCCATGAAGACGACACGATCATTGAGCTTGCGGATGAGGTGAGGAAGGTGCTGAGCAGGTCGACGGAGAAGAAGGTTACCGGCTCCGACATGCCATTAAAATCGCATACTCCCGTTGTGCACATCCCTGCTCTTCCTGAGGGCACCGTCGTGGTCTCAACATAGCAAGAAGAGCGGCACGGCTGGATCGGCGAAAGAGATGGCATTTTCCTCTGACCACACTCACCCTTGACATTCTCCCATTGAAAGATCTGCGGTTTACTTCAGCTCTGGCACCATTGAGGGTGTGCGCTAATTTTCTTTGGCAAAGGCTGTAGCTTCCAGAGTGCTAATGCGAAAGCCTGAGACTTGAAAGTGTTATTGCTTCCCTTGTGATACCCTAATAATAAATGCATTTGGCGACTTAAGCACTTATGCGCCGCTGAGGTGTGATGCTTTGCTTCATGATTCTGTTTCCTAGTTCGTTGTGAATTGACTCTTTTTGAGCAACCGAATGGCCTCTTGGTGCTCCTTCGATTCATATGACAGAAAATGGGGAAACGGGAAAAATGGAGGATTGGTCTGTCCCGCGCACTTGAATCCCATAATTTGGAATGGAGATATTAGGAATTGGCACAAATTAGTACTCCCTATCTTAAGAAATATAAGAGCAGAAATATAagtgcgtttagatcactactttagtaatgcaaacacactcttatatttcttcacAGGGGAAGTATTTTTCTTTTTCGAGTACGCAAAATACATAGCTTTATAGAGCTTTATACTAGAAGGCAGAAAGAGTGTACGAGAATAGGAAGCCTCAAAGCCACAACTCGGCTAAAGGCCCAAGAGTAGATGTATACCGTATAAAACttcatgggctagacgggccacggcccaTTCAGCCTTGCTGAAGCTCCGCCAGTGCCTGCATTACCTCCAATCATACCGGGTTGGGCAAAAAGAAAACGTGTTTGGTTGCAAACAAGGTGGCTTGGCTCGCATTGACATGAACCTTAATCGAACAGTTTCGAGTGAGTCAGGCTGAGTGCGGTGCAAAAGGAAGGCAGCGTGCTCGCGACGGTGCAAAGGGAAATTGAGTAAAGATGGCGGGAGATGAAAATCGGCCGAGGCTGGATGGCGGAAAATCTAGCCTCTTCGTCCCATTTACTCGGTCACCACTAGCTCTAGGGCAAACACTTCCTCTGTTATTAGCATCGGCGCCGACTTAGATTTGTGCAAGCGAAGGCGGCGACAACACTCTCCAGCAGCAAGAGCTGCTTCTCCCCTTCCTCTTCCACCGTCTGGTCCTCCTCAACTCAGCCATGACCCcccttcttcgtcgtcgtcgtctccaAAGCCGGTAAGCAACATGGAAGCCCCTCCCCCTATGTTTGGTCGGTTATTAGGCTGTTAGGTAATGTATAGAATCGGTTCCCCATTGCTCACCGCACCATCGATGTCGCCGAGGTTATTGATGTCACCTAGGTTATAAATGAACGCGTGAAGTTGCTAGTTCAGGCAACATCACTAATAGTTGTGATTCAGGCATGGCTCATGTTGATTCACAAGAGAATTGTTTGTCATGGTGACAAGCCTGTCATTTGTTATGCTTCAATGTTAACCCGAGATCATGAAAGAGTAgtgaatttgaactacatctacaactgcaaCGACACAAAGGCTTTGTGGATGCTTCGAATGAAAAGAGCACCTTTCGCCAGGCTTGTGCAAACCTTCAGAAGCAAGGGCAGCTACAAGATAGCATCCACACTAGTGTGGAAAAGCAAGTTgccatgttcctccatgttgtCGGTCATAACCAGAGGTTCAGGGTTATCCATAATACATTTAGGAGATCAATGGAGACCATTTTCAGGTACTTCAGTCCAGTGTCAAGTGTTGTATGTTGGTGGAGAACTTAGAGGTGAGATGATCATCAACCGCCCGGACTCCTAGCAAGATTCACACTAGTCCAAGATGGTATCCATATTTCAAGGTGATCACTGGCAGTATGTAGTTCATGGCTTGACATGCTTGTATTGTTCTGCTATAGTCATAACATTATCTTGTAATGACATTTCAGGATTGCATAGGGGCAATAGATGATACTCATATCACTGCTAGAGTGCCAAGGCCACAATCTACAAGTACTACACAAGTCAgaatgttcttgttgttgttgactTTG from Triticum dicoccoides isolate Atlit2015 ecotype Zavitan chromosome 6A, WEW_v2.0, whole genome shotgun sequence encodes:
- the LOC119314497 gene encoding gamma-glutamylcyclotransferase 2-2-like encodes the protein MVLWVFGYGSLIWNPGFDFDEKILGFIKGYKRTFNLACIDHRGTPQHPARTCTLESEDEAICWGIAYCVKGGLEKEREAMQYLERRECEYDQKISVDFYKDGNSLEPAVTDVLVFVSTPDPVGNKYYLGPAALEDMARQIATASGPNGYNRDYLFSMEKALSNISHEDDTIIELADEVRKVLSRSTEKKVTGSDMPLKSHTPVVHIPALPEGTVVVST